In the Euphorbia lathyris chromosome 5, ddEupLath1.1, whole genome shotgun sequence genome, one interval contains:
- the LOC136231231 gene encoding putative disease resistance protein RGA1, with amino-acid sequence MRQIHNTKIAFSIESIKISDIDSDPVTDSVVLDNYYPIVGREADVSKIVKLLTRSSDRQVLTVVPIVGMGGLGKTALAKLLCRQFMLLNLFDVKMWVCVSDKCDELKILSQMLQSLNATMGGLSLTNKDAILQQLEKELAARGRFLLVLDDVCEDVYRWWWDDFKTRLLKICTNNGNVVLVTTRSEEVASIVETSSQHRHKLDLLSDDECWFILMERAFRNVTVQSNLEAIGREISKKCRGVPLAAKVIGGTLGLFNRDEGAWLEIRDRLVSNARNNEENVESILKHSFDRLPSSLKPCLALCSVFPKGFLIIKEDLIRLWMAERFVDSCDVGNDYFHALLANSFFQNVEFDDDSNVIKCKMHNLVHDLALEKSKMRIHYLYADYQSIRTSMALRKNKAKYVSTIILNGAPFHRSWNPKSLRTLYLNDVDMKILPSSISFPKEDFWALAKIEIKDCEEFRFIFDERRSFRSVTSLSIVGCPKLTYLRNWLLSNDQPYKEFREFRVRRCEWLKFIPEDLGMRSSLVSLQIYCCKGLGFFSEEILSKLTQLRKLSIGAFSEKLDDFRYLNRIKDLRCLEELEIWGSDVFGRKMSVLPNQLQHLDGLQSLKIKGFTTMEALPEWLDDLESLQTISLNYCQRLELHSTAAIIQRLSKLSHVYIYGCHALEERKSEWMEFSGTTKIRIHFP; translated from the exons ATGCGTCAGATTCACAATACAAAGATTGCTTTTAGCATTGAAAGCATAAAAATCTCTGACATTGACTCGGATCCAGTAACAGACTCAGTAGTCCTTGATAATTATTATCCAATTGTTGGGAGGGAGGCTGATGTCTCGAAAATTGTAAAGTTACTGACCCGATCTTCTGATCGACAAGTCCTCACTGTTGTTCCCATTGTGGGAATGGGTGGTCTCGGCAAGACTGCTTTGGCTAAGTTGTTGTGTCGACAATTCATGCTATTGAACCTTTTTGATGTTAAAATGTGGGTCTGTGTTTCTGATAAATGTGATGAACTTAAAATTTTGAGTCAAATGTTGCAATCTTTGAATGCAACAATGGGGGGCTTAAGCTTAACCAACAAAGATGCAATTCTTCAACAACTTGAAAAAGAGTTAGCAGCGAGGGGAAGATTTCTTCTTGTtcttgatgatgtttgtgaagaTGTCTATAGGTGGTGGTGGGATGATTTTAAGACTCGGTTGTTAAAAATTTGTACAAACAACGGAAATGTTGTTCTTGTCACAACTCGTAGTGAAGAAGTTGCATCCATTGTTGAGACTTCATCTCAGCATAGGCATAAACTTGATCTTTTGTCTGATGATGAATGCTGGTTCATTTTGATGGAAAGGGCTTTTAGAAATGTCACAGTGCAGTCTAATTTAGAGGCCATTGGAAGGGAGATATCGAAAAAATGTAGAGGAGTGCCATTAGCTGCAAAAGTAATAGGCGGGACATTGGGATTATTTAACAGAGATGAGGGAGCATGGTTGGAAATTAGAGATAGACTTGTCTCGAATGCAAGGAACAACGAGGAGAATGTTGAATCTATATTAAAACATAGTTTTGATCGGTTGCCCTCATCTTTGAAGCCATGTTTAGCACTTTGTTCAGTTTTCCCAAAAggatttttaattataaaagaaGATTTGATTCGGCTATGGATGGCTGAGAGATTTGTTGACTCGTGTGATGTGGGCAATGACTATTTTCACGCCTTACTTGCGAATTCCTTCTTCCAAAATGTGGAATTTGATGATGATAGCAATGTTATAAAGTGCAAAATGCATAATCTTGTGCATGATCTTGCACTAGAAAAATCTAAAATGCGCATTCACTatttatatgcagattatcaatctATAAGAACTTCAATGGCTCTTCGTAAGAATAAGGCCAAGTACGTGAGTACTATCATCCTTAACGGTGCTCCCTTCCATAGGTCTTGGAATCCAAAAAGCTTGCGGACGCTATACTTGAATGATGTTGACATGAAAATATTGCCATCATCAATTA GTTTTCCAAAGGAAGATTTCTGGGCACTTGCAAAGATAGAAATCAAAGATTGTGAGGAATTCAGGTTCATATTTGATGAACGCAGGTCGTTTCGCTCCGTTACAAGTCTATCCATTGTAGGATGTCCAAAATTAACTTATCTTCGAAACTGGCTTCTATCCAACGATCAACCTTACAAGGAATTCAGAGAATTCAGAGTAAGAAGATGTGAATGGCTGAAGTTCATTCCAGAAGATTTGGGGATGCGAAGTTCTTTAGTCTCCTTACAGATATATTGTTGTAAAGGATTGGGATTTTTCTCGGAGGAGATATTAAGCAAACTCACTCAATTGAGGAAATTGAGCATTGGTGCATTCTCAGAGAAGTTGGATGATTTTCGTTATCTGAATCGAATCAAAGACCTTAGGTGTCTTGAGGAGTTAGAAATCTGGGGATCTGATGTTTTTGGTCGTAAAATGTCTGTTCTACCAAATCAACTTCAACACCTTGATGGCCTCCAGTCATTGAAGATAAAGGGGTTCACAACAATGGAAGCATTGCCAGAGTGGTTAGATGatcttgaatctcttcaaacCATTTCTCTTAATTATTGTCAACGTCTCGAGCTTCACTCAACAGCTGCAATCATACAAAGGCTCTCCAAATTAAGCCATGTTTACATTTATGGCTGTCATGCTCTTGAGGAACGTAAATCTGAATGGATGGAGTTTTCAGGTACAACAAAAATCAGAATccattttccttag
- the LOC136231345 gene encoding probable carboxylesterase 18 isoform X1: protein MMESKIANTEAPPKPVLPLKTRIAVSFISTFSDAVRRNDGTINRRLLSLIDFKSPPSPSKPIRSVISSDTVVDSTRNLWFRVYTPTDEDGTTSDNVLPVMIFFHGGGFCFLSAASPAYNLVCLRFARRIPAVVISVEYRLAPEHRFPSQYDDAFDILKYLDEHHAEILPANADLSKCYLAGDSAGANIAHHLAVRSCRSKFNVVKVIGLISIQPFFGGEERTESEIRLTDSLLVSVDRSDWCWKVFLPEGSNRDHYAVNVSGPNAEDISDLDFPRSLVFVGGFDPLQDWQRRYYNWLKKSGKDVTLIEYPAMIHAFYIFPELPESSQLISQVKDFVAKGMSQQRKNGVGCADIINGKL, encoded by the exons ATGATGGAAAGCAAAATTGCAAATACTGAAGCGCCGCCAAAACCAGTTCTTCCATTAAAGACTCGAATTGCTGTTTCCTTCATTTCAACCTTTTCAGACGCAGTCCGTCGCAACGACGGCACAATTAACCGCCGTCTACTCAGCTTAATCGATTTCAAGTCACCTCCTTCCCCGTCAAAACCGATCCGTTCCGTCATCTCCTCCGACACCGTAGTTGACAGCACCCGCAACTTATGGTTCCGCGTTTACACTCCCACCGACGAAGACGGTACAACATCTGATAATGTTCTTCCCGTGATGATTTTCTTCCACGGCGGAGGATTTTGCTTTCTTAGCGCTGCAAGTCCAGCATACAATTTAGTTTGCCTCCGGTTCGCTCGGAGAATTCCTGCAGTGGTTATATCCGTGGAGTATCGTCTAGCTCCTGAACACCGTTTCCCTTCTCAATACGACGACGCATTTGACATCCTCAAATACCTAGACGAGCATCACGCCGAAATTCTCCCGGCCAATGCGGATTTATCCAAATGTTATCTAGCCGGAGACAGTGCCGGAGCAAACATAGCTCATCATCTAGCAGTTAGATCCTGCCGGAGCAAGTTCAATGTAGTGAAGGTAATCGGTTTAATTTCCATACAACCGTTTTTCGGAGGCGAGGAGAGAACGGAATCGGAGATCCGATTGACTGATTCACTGTTAGTGTCAGTAGATCGAAGCGATTGGTGCTGGAAAGTGTTTTTGCCGGAAGGTTCGAATCGAGACCATTACGCAGTGAACGTGAGCGGGCCTAATGCGGAGGATATTTCGGATCTGGATTTTCCGAGAAGTCTAGTGTTCGTCGGGGGATTTGATCCGTTACAGGATTGGCAGAGGAGGTACTACAATTGGTTAAAGAAGTCCGGGAAGGATGTGACTCTGATTGAATATCCGGCGATGATTCATGCGTTTTACATCTTCCCTGAATTGCCGGAGTCTTCTCAGTTGATTTCTCAGGTCAAGGATTTTGTTGCGAAGGGAATGTCTCAACA GAGGAAGAATGGGGTTGGTTGTGCAGATATAATTAATGGCAAATTATAG
- the LOC136231345 gene encoding probable carboxylesterase 18 isoform X2, whose protein sequence is MMESKIANTEAPPKPVLPLKTRIAVSFISTFSDAVRRNDGTINRRLLSLIDFKSPPSPSKPIRSVISSDTVVDSTRNLWFRVYTPTDEDGTTSDNVLPVMIFFHGGGFCFLSAASPAYNLVCLRFARRIPAVVISVEYRLAPEHRFPSQYDDAFDILKYLDEHHAEILPANADLSKCYLAGDSAGANIAHHLAVRSCRSKFNVVKVIGLISIQPFFGGEERTESEIRLTDSLLVSVDRSDWCWKVFLPEGSNRDHYAVNVSGPNAEDISDLDFPRSLVFVGGFDPLQDWQRRYYNWLKKSGKDVTLIEYPAMIHAFYIFPELPESSQLISQVKDFVAKGMSQH, encoded by the exons ATGATGGAAAGCAAAATTGCAAATACTGAAGCGCCGCCAAAACCAGTTCTTCCATTAAAGACTCGAATTGCTGTTTCCTTCATTTCAACCTTTTCAGACGCAGTCCGTCGCAACGACGGCACAATTAACCGCCGTCTACTCAGCTTAATCGATTTCAAGTCACCTCCTTCCCCGTCAAAACCGATCCGTTCCGTCATCTCCTCCGACACCGTAGTTGACAGCACCCGCAACTTATGGTTCCGCGTTTACACTCCCACCGACGAAGACGGTACAACATCTGATAATGTTCTTCCCGTGATGATTTTCTTCCACGGCGGAGGATTTTGCTTTCTTAGCGCTGCAAGTCCAGCATACAATTTAGTTTGCCTCCGGTTCGCTCGGAGAATTCCTGCAGTGGTTATATCCGTGGAGTATCGTCTAGCTCCTGAACACCGTTTCCCTTCTCAATACGACGACGCATTTGACATCCTCAAATACCTAGACGAGCATCACGCCGAAATTCTCCCGGCCAATGCGGATTTATCCAAATGTTATCTAGCCGGAGACAGTGCCGGAGCAAACATAGCTCATCATCTAGCAGTTAGATCCTGCCGGAGCAAGTTCAATGTAGTGAAGGTAATCGGTTTAATTTCCATACAACCGTTTTTCGGAGGCGAGGAGAGAACGGAATCGGAGATCCGATTGACTGATTCACTGTTAGTGTCAGTAGATCGAAGCGATTGGTGCTGGAAAGTGTTTTTGCCGGAAGGTTCGAATCGAGACCATTACGCAGTGAACGTGAGCGGGCCTAATGCGGAGGATATTTCGGATCTGGATTTTCCGAGAAGTCTAGTGTTCGTCGGGGGATTTGATCCGTTACAGGATTGGCAGAGGAGGTACTACAATTGGTTAAAGAAGTCCGGGAAGGATGTGACTCTGATTGAATATCCGGCGATGATTCATGCGTTTTACATCTTCCCTGAATTGCCGGAGTCTTCTCAGTTGATTTCTCAGGTCAAGGATTTTGTTGCGAAGGGAATGTCTCAACA TTGA